GCTGGGCTAATCCATGCACTTTCAAAGAGTTGAATTCAACTTTTcgtgtggctctgctggtaaagaatctgccagcaatgctgaagacctgggttcaatttttggactgggaagatcctctggagcagcgaaaaggctacccactcctgtattctggcctggagtattccatcgACTGTATAGCTCTTGGGGGTCACAGAATCAAACACAAttgaatgagtttttaaaaaatggtttaaaagtaAACCTTCACTATTTTAAGAATGAAATGGACTGTTTTCATTATTCTGTGGGAAAGACTGTAGGAGgctatttctatacattttgGCTTTATGGtcctttttttgtgttttcaaaacCAGTAATTTTTCATCTGCTGACATCAACCTTCCATCCAccaccttttattttttccagatgagaaagcTCCTTTTATTGGGGTGGAAATGGTGCACCAAACTAGTCCCTGATAAAAATACTTAGATCTTCaagatatggagatgatacctAACTATAATGATCAAAAtcatcacatggatcacagccttgtgtaaatcagtgaagctatgagccatgctctGGAGGGCCACACAAGATGGccaggtcatggtggaaagttatgacaaaacgTGGTGCAGtggggaaaggaatggcaaactcCTTCAGCCTTCTTgctgaaccccatgaacagtatgaaaaggcaaaaagataggacactgaaagatgaactccccaggttggtaggtgtccaatatgctactggggaagagtggagaaatagctccagaaggaatgaaaaggctaagccacgaaattaaaagacacactccttggaagaaaagttgtgacaaacctatacagcgtATTTAagaccagagacatcactttgctgacaaagttatgtatagtcaaagctatgggttttccagtagtcatgtatggatggatgtgagagttggaccataaagaaagctgagtgctgaaaaattgatgctttcagactgtggtgctggagaagactcttgagacagcaaagagatcaaaccagtggatacgaaaggaaatcagctctgaggattcattggaaggactgatggtgaagctgaagctccagtcctttggccacctgatgcaaagagctgactcattagaaaagaccctgatgctgggaaagattgaaggcgggaagagaaggggacgacagaggatgagatggttgggtggcatcaccgacttaatggacgtgagtttgagcaatttttgggagagagtgaaggacggggaagcctggcatctgcagtccatggagttggtgccttagcaactgaacaagattGGGAAGAGCTGACTTCTCCCACTTATTCAAGCTCAGAGCAAGGTCTGGGCAGAGTACGTCCCCGCGGAACTTGTGACAAGGCGAAGTGTTTAAGACCCGGACCAGCAGATGGGAACCAAGAGAAGAGCCCCCACTCATGAGGACCAGCTGCAGCAGAGCCCCGAATCTAGACCCTCGGAGAGAGGCTCCAGTTTTCCAGAAGACTAGGGGgcaagagggagaaggcaatggcaacccactccagtactcttgcctggaaaatctcatggacagaggggcctggtgggctgcagtccatggggtcgctaggagtcggactcgactgagtgacttcactttatttgttccctttcatgcattggagaaggaaatggcaacccactccagtgttctttcctggagaatcccagggacgggggagcctggtgggctgctgtctatggggttgcacagagtcggacacgactgaagagacttagcagcagcagcagcagcagggggcgaGAGGAGGGGGAACTGAAGGAGGAGGCAGCGAGTAacaatttatttgttaaaaaaaaaaaaaaaaaaaaaaaaaaaaaaacacctaccaACATCACACTAGTGGGTCTAACATCCCCTTAAATCATAAGTTGGTAAATTTACAACATCAACAAAAacacaaggaaaataaatacattggCTTTATCATATTGGAAGTGGTGTGAACGGTGGGACGTGGGCAGGCCGGCGGGCAGGCGAGGAGTAGACAGCACAGGAGGCGTCTGAGTGGGGCCGTGAGTCTCAAGGGTCCTCGTCCCAGTCGTCCCAGTCCTGGCTGTAGATCCGTGGGATCTTGCACGGGGACGCCCAGCTCTCAGCCTCGAGGTTCACTTGCTCCTGGTCTTTCTTCTCGGCGGCATTCTTTTTGTCCCGTTGCTGTTGTAGGTAGCTcaaaagaatgtttattttttctgtcaCAATTATCTGTTCAGACGGGTACTCCTGAGGGGGCAGGTAGACTGGTGGACGTCGGTTCGAGGCTTTGCTTAGACAATTGGCATGGAAGCTACTAAAATTGCTTTTGTTGTAGACAGGCAGCCCTTTCAAGAAATCAGCCATCTTCTGTTTCCTCCGTCTCTGTCACCGTCGtcgctgttgttgctgctgccaCCACAGCTGCCTTCTTAGCTGCCTGCTTCCTCTTATAAAGAGGGCCGTTGATTACATTAGGCGCACCTGGATAATTCGGACTATTCTCGCCCCACCCGGCCTCAAAGCTAATCGCATCCCTACAATCTGTTCTGTCACAAAGGTGGGTCACATTCCTGGCCCCGGGGATTAGGCCCCGGGCGCCTCCGTGTTTGTCAGTCAGCCTATCACGAGGCCCGGGTACAGTCGGCGCTACGGAGTGATGTCAGTAAAGTGCGCGGAGTATGTAAATGAGCTCGGCGTCTGCTGGCCCTGTTCAGAATGTACTATGAAGCGTTTgtattattttgcaaatattgcGGTACTCGCAATGTGCTTGTCGGGCCTTATAGTTGGGAGAAGCCGTTATTTCGTAAGTGAGGGTGTAGAGTTTGCGGTGAAGAGTGACCGTAAGTGCGAAGTGTTTGGAACGTGAGGCTGAGGCGGCAGGCAGGGCGAGCACCTCATACTTACCTGGCAGGGGAGATACCATGATCACGAAGGTGGTTTTCCCAGGGCGAGGCTTATCCATTGCACTCCGGATGTGCTGACCCCTGCGATTTCCCCAAATGTGGGAAACTCGACTGCATAATTTGTGGTAGTGGGGGACTGCGTTCGCGCTTTCCCCTGACAATTTATtaggtttaaaataaaagacaatgaaGTTTATGCTTGGGTGTTAGGTTTTAGTTAAACCTGTGAGTTTGAACCTATATGGTTGGGATTAAGCATTAGACAGAAGACATCTATATAATTGAGATTAAACATGAGATAGAAAAAAGGCATTGATAGCTAcctaccagtattcttgcctgggggaaaaaagcaggAATGGTGGAATGTGGTAGGCTGTTTCTGGGGTCGCACCGCGTAGGATGCGATTGAAGTAATCTAGCAGCAGAGGATATGGGGTACAGTGATTCCATTTCTCGGGCGAGAATATAGCAGTGGGgtagaatttattattttggggGGGATTTTCAAATCCCTATattctgtattgcaggtggattctttaccaactgagctattgaaggaagctcaagaatactcaagtgggtagtCTATTTTTTCTCTagcggatctttccaatccaggaatacCAACCAGGGTATACCGGCATTGGGGGCGGATTCTTTCGTCTGAGCTACTAGGGCAAGTCGAAATCCGTTTGGTTATTGGGTTcagtttagtcgctgagtcgtgtccgattctttgcgaccccgtgaattgcagcacgccaggcctccctgtccatcaccaactttattcagactcacgtccatcgagtcggtgatgccatccagccatctcatcctctgtcgttcccttctcttcctgtttccaatccctcccagccttcgagttttttccaatgagtcagctctttgcatgaggtagccgaagtattggagtttcagctttagcatcagtccttaacaaagaacacccaggactgatctcctttagaatggactagttggatctccttgcagtccaagggactctcaagagtcttctcttgagtcTTATTGGGTTAGTCGGCCAAATTTACAGTACTGAAGTTTTCGTTTAGCTGCAGTTTTCAGGGGGAATTACCGATTAAGTAGTTGCAGGAGCTGGTTGGTTAAAAATATGCTTTAGTAATGTTCAGAACCGTTTTAAATGCTATTACTCCacaatggtattttttaaaaaagaatctctgAGGGTGACTGGAAAAGAATTCTAAAAGGAAGTAAACTGAAAAGTACACAGGAAGTGGAAGTTAGCATATACATGATTAACAGTCGATGCTTAATTTTTGCAGCTTTAGGAACAAGCAGGTCTGGAGATTTGCATATTTTATGTCAAAATGTCATATATTGGTGTAAatgcaattaaataaaaaaatttttaaaggtctaCGTTAAactcacttttaaaataattatttttgccagcactgggtcttagttactgctggaggtttttctctagttggggaaaTGGGGGCCACTTGTTGCAGTGGGCAGGTTTCTCGTAgagtatgggctcagtagttgttgccCAGGGAcctagttgccccacagcatgtgggatcttcccagaccagggatccaactgggattctgtgcattgataggtggattcttgaccactgaaccatTAGGGATGTTCTGAAATGACTATTATTTAAAGAACAAAGCAAGAATTAAGTATTGATGAAGATCTGGGAAAATTGGGACCCTTTTTCACTGCTGGTGGTAATGTGAAATGGTGCAGTCACCATTCTAGTGTGCATAGGTTCTAGTGTGCATAACAGCAGCTAACAACTATAGAGTTCCTTGGTTCCAGGCAgagttctaagcactttacagaGTACtcccatttatagatgaggaaattgaggcccatgaaaggttaaataatttcttcaaggtcacacagggaaGTGACACAGCCAGGTTGAGAACTTCAGAGTCTGAACTATGAACCCAATCCACAGACTGTTTACCCTCTACATACATGACTGCATTTGTATACTGTTTGTTCTTTTTCGGACCAGAGTTATTGTGgtgcagaattttttaaatacttatttgtatttattttggctgcaccgggtcttagttgcaacatgcgggatcttccggtcttggcatgtgagatctagttctcctaccagggattaaacctgggcaccctgcattgggaatgccaagtcttagccacttgacCCCCAAGGAAGTCCCCTAACTTTTCAAAGTGAATGCCCTCCTGGGAATTCCTGgtagtccagcagttaggacttcCCACTTTCAAGGGTTCGAGTTCAATCCGTGGTCCGGGAAATAGGATCCCATAAGCCTCaaggccaaaacaaaacaaaacacacactcaAAAGTTAATACTCTAATGATGGTCTTGATGATGgaataaatgtgtatttctaaTTCTACTTCTTGGTATCATCACTTTTTTactccctactgctgctgctaagtcgcttcacttgtgtctgactctgtgtgaccccatagactgcagcccaccaggctcccccatccctgggattctcaaggcaggaacactggagtgggttgccattaccgtCTCCGTTTTCACTCCCAGGAATTGACAAAAATATTGAGTTCTTCAATTTCAACAGTAACAATGAgaataaaattaatcttttagaatttatttttatttatttaattttggccatgcctcaaggtatgcaggattttagttccctgaccagagatcaaacccagattccCTGCTTCAGGAGCTCGGGGTCTTAACTGCCGGACTGTCAGAGAAATCCCTAATCTTGGAGAATTTCCATAATTGTCCCTCAATCCTATTCACtataaatgaaaatggacaaGAAGTGAAAGAAATGTGAAAGAATCGAGCCTTTTTCCTTGCGTTTCTGGTTCAGTTAGAAATAAGTATGTTGCTTTCTTTTGAAACAGGATGTCTCGGGCTGTTCACCTTCCAGTCCCCTGTCCTGTTCAGCTTGGTTCCTTAAGAAATGACTCCTTGGAAGCACAGCTTCATGAGTATGTCAAACAGGGGAACTatgtgaaagtgaagaagattcTTAAGAAAGGTAGGCATCATATTAAAATAGCGCATGCAACTTGATTCACATTACTGAATAGCATTGGAAGGAAAACCAGGTATATCATAAGACTATGAATTCTTGGGGGAATTGGAAGTTAAATTTAGAGATGAGCTGTTCTCTATCATTGCAGTTGGATTGCTCAACAGAGGTCATAAATCGCTGGAGgctgttatgttttgttttgtgctAAGAAACCGTGAAGTCTTCCATTCTTTAAGCCCCTAAAGGTTTCGCCTCAGGCCCCAGCCACCCACTTTAGATTCtgcctgtttctcttttctccgTCAAATCTACCCCATCTACTAAGTCTTCTGAGGGCTGTGGTGGAGTGAGAAGGCCAGTTTTCGTGGCTCTCTTCTTCCTTGCTCCTTAGAGGCACTTGATACTTTTGTTTTcaaggtgtttttgtttgttttgctttataattGGTGTATAATGGCTTTACAGTGTTGATAGTTTCTGCtgtgtacaacaatgtgaatcagctatgagTAAACATAtattccttccctcttgagcctccttcccacccccaaccccatcctacgcctccaggtcatcacagtgcgcagagctgagctccctgtgttgcaGAGCTATCCTCCCACTAGTATTTTacgcatggtagtgtatatatgcggagaaggcgatggcaccccactccagtactctctcctggaaaatcccatggacggaggagcctggtaggctgcagcccatggggtcgtgaagagtcggacacgactgagcgacttccttttcacttttcactttcatgcattggagaaggaaatggcaacccactccagcattcttgcctggagaattccagggacaggggagcctggtgggctgccgtctatggggtcacatggagtcggacacgactgaagagacttagcagcagcagcagcagcagcagtgtatatatgtgtccATGCTGCTCAATTCATTCCACCTTCTCTTTCCCCTGGTttgtccaaaagtttgttctctacTTCTTCATCTGTATTCCTGCCagcaaacaggttcatctgtaccatttttctagattccatatagataatatatatgcatttgatttttttctttctgatttacatcactctgtatgacagactctaggtccatccatgtcactacaaatgacccaattattttcaaggtgttttgtttttgttttgctgttgggCAGACAGAAACAACAAACATAGCTCAGGCAATCttcaaaagaacacacacacagaaaatcatACTCAAATGGAAACTGTTGGTATTTTGCTCCTGATCTAGAGATCCAGACCTGCTTTTTCAAGAGTAACCAGAAGTCCTGTtagattccccctcttctctcttcAATCTTAGTATTAAAAAGGCTTAGAAAGTTTCTCTCAGCTGGTTTATGGAGCAGTCAAGGTGACCTAATTTCTCTACAGTGTTTCTCCATTTGCCTCAACAGGATTCCTGACAACTTCCAGAAGGGTAGCGCCCATTTTTTAAGGATTCAACTATCTCCAAAATACTTCTCTCAAAAAGTTCTCTACCATCCCTACAATCTGTAGATAAAGTGGCTGATGGTaaactaaatttatttaaaaggttCTGTTTTTTACCCCCtccaaaatttttcattttattcatgacagatctgtgtgtgttttaatatgaaaattgATGTTCAAGATGGGTATGCTATGACTTCTAGTGTCTGTCTATCCATATCCTCCAATATGAGAAGCAGAGTTCTGTGACATTTTTTATCTGTCTCCTAGACATCTCCTGAATGTTCTGtatcttcatattctttttttttttaactctttttttttttggaggtatagttaatatgggcttcccaggtagcactaatggtaaagaacctgcctatcaatgcaggaaatgtaagagatgtgggtttggtccctggattgggaagatcccctgaaggagggcatggcaacccactccagtattcttgcctggagaaaccccatggacagaggaacatggtgggctacagtccatagagtcacagagttggacacaatcgaagtgacttagcacacataattAATGTACAGTATgtaagtttcaagtgtacaacatagtgatttacaatttttaaatgttatactcTACTCCAGTTATAGTTATCATAAGCTATTGggtatattccctgtgttgtataacatatccttgtagcttatttattttatccatgtagtttgtacctcttaattccctccCCCATTCTTTCCCTCCCCCTTCCGTCTCCTCaccagtaaccactagtttgttctctatgtctgtgagtctctgtcagattcacttgtttgttttttagcttccacatataagtgatatcatacttgtctttctctgtctgacttcttaATGTGTCTTCAAATTCTTGATATTAAACTAGAACAGGCAGTGAGATTGTGACAGGTATAACTGGATATGAAGCAGGACCTCATCTGTGCTTGGCAATTTTGTCTAAAGCCTCAGAGTGAAAAACAGGGAATGATACATATCCCCACGATCTAAAGCAACACTTCTTAGGAGATGGCCAAAATGATCTTGGACCTTCAACTGCATTACCCACCTCAGGCTGTCTAAGAGAAGGTGATGGGACAGTGGTGTGAGTGTCAGAGGAAAAGGCTGTTCCAAAGGCATTCACAGGAAACCAAGTACAGGTGAACCTCCTGGAGAGAATTCTGGTGCCGGGAGTTGGGAGCCTATGGCTCAGCCTGGTGAACAGTAGAAACATGCCAGCCAACCCCAGCTGCCACCAAGGTGGCATGAATTGAGCCTGACATGTTACCTGAAATTTAGAGATCAAGAGGACTGCCATCTGCCTCCTACCTGGAGCAGTCCTTGATGGCCAAATGAGCACGAGAGACCAGCAGTTGGAGTAGCTGTACTTTCATCAGCTGTGGGGTAGTTAGACTCTGGAGGGTAGCTGAGCATTTGAAGGGACCTCAGctatgaaggaaggaagaattccAATGGAGAGGCTGGAGCTATAGCAAGAAGTCagcagaaatgtaaatcaaaactacaatgaggtatgacttcacactggtcagaatggccatcatcaaaaagtctacaaacaataaatgctgaagagggtatggagaaaagggaaccctcctgtattgttggtgggaatgtaaattagtacaaccATATGGAGAATAATTAGGGTGGttttggtaggaaagttatgaccaacctagatagcatattga
This portion of the Bubalus bubalis isolate 160015118507 breed Murrah chromosome 3, NDDB_SH_1, whole genome shotgun sequence genome encodes:
- the LOC102398925 gene encoding DET1- and DDB1-associated protein 1; translation: MADFLKGLPVYNKSNFSSFHANCLSKASNRRPPVYLPPQEYPSEQIIVTEKINILLSYLQQQRDKKNAAEKKDQEQVNLEAESWASPCKIPRIYSQDWDDWDEDP